A genomic window from Buteo buteo chromosome 13, bButBut1.hap1.1, whole genome shotgun sequence includes:
- the LOC142038474 gene encoding feather beta keratin-like gives MSCYSSCLPAACGPTPLANSCNEPCVIRCADSSVAIQPSPVLVTLPGPILSSFPQSTAVGSTASAAVGSSLSAGSVPIASGGFGWSGLGRGLCGPLGRGNLLC, from the coding sequence ATGTCGTGctacagctcctgcctgccagccgCCTGCGGCCCAACCCCGCTtgccaacagctgcaacgagccGTGCGTCATCCGGTGCGCCGACTCCAGCGTTGCGATCCAGCCCTCGCCAGTCCTGGTGACGCTGCCGGGCCcaatcctcagctccttccctcagagcacagctgtgGGATCCACCGCGTCGGCTGCCGTGGGGAGCTCTCTCAGCGCTGGCAGTGTGCCCATCGCTTCTGGGGGCTTTGGGTGGTCCGGTCTGGGCCGTGGGCTCTGTGGGCCTCTGGGACGGGGCAATCTCTTATGCTGA